The Silurus meridionalis isolate SWU-2019-XX chromosome 16, ASM1480568v1, whole genome shotgun sequence genome has a segment encoding these proteins:
- the kcna10a gene encoding potassium voltage-gated channel subfamily A member 10, whose amino-acid sequence MTVQAERMEVALVDFEKLENMKSNIDDPCYSNDKDTLTTDMQERGPGSNVNHVMDTPIIPSYQEKSQITREPLSPTIVLPATRGRPSCASLMSNWKLLLNMEGTQGESIFNNLAKECYEDLFVDKKTIDDGDQKVIINIAGLRFETRLKTLDQFPDTLLGDPLKRMDYFDPMRNEYFFDRNRPSFDGILYYYQSGGKIRRPVNVPLDVFADEINFYELGSEAMEQFREEEGFIKEPEIPLPSNEIYRQFWLLFEYPESSNAARGVALVSLIVIIVSIIIFCMETLPEFRDDFEVFQAIGLPINHTKSAGFPSISTPSATSKSISTTVTDPFFIIETACIIWFVFEISVRFLVCPSKREFFNNIMNVIDLISIIPYFVTVITELATVTNTNNGGQNMSLAILRIIRLVRVFRIFKLSRHSKGLQILGQTLKASMRELGLLIFFLFIGVILFSSAIYFVEVDDPKTQFGSIPDGFWWAVVTMTTVGYGDMCPITLGGKIVGTLCAIAGVLTIALPVPVIVSNFNYFYHRETEQEERKPLSEDSQKLGSNSSLNKKNEKSEARKATKLKDNADFCA is encoded by the coding sequence ATGACTGTCCAGGCTGAGAGGATGGAGGTGGCATTAGTTGACTTTGAGAAGTTAGAGAACATGAAAAGTAATATTGATGACCCATGTTACTCCAATGACAAAGACACTTTGACTACAGATATGCAAGAAAGGGGACCGGGCTCCAATGTTAATCATGTCATGGATACCCCAATTATCCCATCCTATCAAGAGAAAAGTCAGATTACTAGAGAGCCACTGTCTCCTACTATAGTACTCCCAGCAACAAGAGGGCGTCCTAGTTGTGCTAGCTTAATGTCCAACTGGAAACTTTTATTAAACATGGAAGGCACTCAGGGTGAGAGCATTTTCAACAATCTGGCCAAAGAATGCTACGAGGATTTATTTGTGGACAAGAAAACCattgatgatggtgatcagaaagTCATTATAAACATTGCTGGACTTCGTTTTGAAACACGACTCAAGACTTTGGACCAGTTTCCAGATACTTTGTTGGGAGATCCCTTAAAAAGAATGGACTACTTCGATCCAATGAGAAATGAATATTTCTTTGATCGCAATCGTCCAAGCTTTGATGGAATTCTCTACTATTACCAGTCAGGTGGAAAGATCCGCAGACCTGTTAACGTTCCCTTAGATGTTTTTGCTGATGAAATCAATTTCTATGAGCTGGGAAGTGAGGCTATGGAGCAGTTCCGTGAAGAAGAAGGCTTTATCAAAGAACCAGAGATTCCTCTACCATCCAATGAGATCTATAGACAGTTCTGGTTGCTCTTTGAGTACCCGGAGAGCTCCAATGCAGCTCGTGGAGTTGCTCTGGTCTCCCTCATAGTGATTATTGTCTCTATTATCATCTTTTGCATGGAGACCCTTCCAGAGTTTCGTGATGACTTTGAGGTCTTTCAAGCCATAGGACTTCCAATCAATCATACAAAGAGTGCTGGATTTCCCTCCATCTCTACACCAAGTGCCACCTCCAAGAGCATCAGCACCACGGTCACTGACCCGTTCTTCATCATTGAAACAGCTTGCATCATCTGGTTTGTCTTTGAGATTTCTGTCCGCTTCCTGGTTTGTCCAAGCAAACGCGAGTTCTTTAACAACATCATGAATGTCATTGACCTCATCTCAATCATCCCTTATTTTGTCACTGTCATAACTGAATTGGCAACCGTGACCAATACTAATAATGGAGGACAGAATATGTCGCTGGCCATTCTTCGAATAATCAGGTTAGTAAGAGTCTTCAGGATCTTCAAGCTGTCACGTCACTCCAAAGGTCTTCAGATTTTGGGTCAGACACTCAAAGCCAGCATGAGGGAGCTGGGCttgcttattttctttctcttcattgGAGTTATACTATTTTCCAGTGCCATCTACTTCGTTGAGGTGGATGACCCAAAAACACAGTTTGGTAGCATCCCTGATGGATTCTGGTGGGCCGTTGTCACCATGACGACGGTGGGATATGGAGACATGTGTCCCATTACGCTGGGAGGGAAAATAGTCGGCACTTTGTGTGCCATTGCTGGCGTTTTGACCATTGCGTTGCCCGTGCCAGTCATTGTGTCCAACTTTAACTATTTCTACCACCGTGAGACAGAACAGGAGGAGAGGAAGCCGCTATCTGAAGATTCTCAAAAATTAGGCAGCAACTCAtctttgaataagaaaaatgaaaagtcTGAAGCCAGGAAAGCAACAAAACTAAAGGACAATGCTGACTTTTGTGCTTAA